The Chitinophaga flava genome has a segment encoding these proteins:
- a CDS encoding GNAT family N-acetyltransferase: protein MENKLSSIIIQKQAPLFTNISFLSMNIREVEQMELKNDTLLLKLLSDKDASVYYKLYTERMNEHPFLPDETPLAFTTRILQLCNVLFTIRLRNQPEIIIGDCALHDWDQKNNEIEIGGSLFKAYQGKGYMQSAFDLLIEHAKDRYHVKKIIGKTQVDNNHAIRLVEKLGFQKEKEENSTVLLSKIL, encoded by the coding sequence ATGGAAAACAAGCTTTCCAGCATTATCATACAAAAACAGGCACCGTTGTTTACTAATATTTCATTTCTATCCATGAATATCCGGGAGGTTGAACAGATGGAACTAAAAAATGATACGCTTCTTTTAAAACTATTAAGTGATAAGGATGCTTCGGTATATTACAAGCTATATACCGAAAGAATGAATGAGCATCCTTTTCTTCCAGATGAAACACCGTTGGCATTTACTACCCGAATTCTTCAATTATGTAATGTCTTATTCACCATACGACTAAGAAATCAGCCGGAGATCATTATTGGAGATTGTGCCTTGCATGACTGGGATCAGAAAAATAATGAAATTGAAATTGGTGGTTCCTTATTCAAAGCCTACCAGGGGAAAGGTTATATGCAATCGGCTTTTGATCTCCTCATTGAACACGCAAAGGACCGCTATCATGTAAAGAAAATCATAGGTAAAACGCAAGTAGACAATAATCATGCGATTCGCCTGGTTGAAAAGTTGGGTTTTCAGAAAGAAAAGGAGGAAAACAGCACAGTTCTTCTTAGTAAAATATTGTAA
- a CDS encoding nuclear transport factor 2 family protein, which translates to MSAPNELEFIAHKWFEAFNEHDLEKLLSLYHDNAMHYSPKLKIRQPATGGLIKGKEALRVWWQDSFERYPHLQYILHTLTANQDRVFMEYLRQVPNEEDLLVGEVLEIKDGIITSSRVYHG; encoded by the coding sequence ATGTCAGCACCAAACGAACTGGAATTCATTGCTCACAAATGGTTCGAAGCATTCAATGAACATGACCTGGAAAAATTACTATCTCTGTACCACGATAATGCGATGCATTACAGTCCGAAGTTGAAAATTCGGCAGCCAGCTACGGGCGGCCTTATCAAAGGTAAGGAGGCACTCCGTGTCTGGTGGCAGGATTCTTTTGAGCGATATCCTCACCTGCAATATATCTTGCATACGTTAACCGCCAATCAGGACCGGGTATTTATGGAATATCTCCGTCAGGTGCCCAACGAAGAGGATCTGCTGGTAGGAGAAGTACTGGAGATAAAAGACGGCATCATTACTTCTTCCAGAGTGTATCACGGGTAG
- a CDS encoding dihydrofolate reductase family protein, producing the protein MRKLIMKMSISVDGFVGGPNGEKDWVFQSSDEASRAWSVGQIVEAGLLIMGRKSFETLAAYWPTATGPFAAPMNETPKAVFTQKGFKVSPDTAASWADTRVFDGDLAESIKLLKQEPGKPILALGGAGFMRSLIGTGLIDEYRLAIHPTVLGAGLPIFNAFAKPLDLKLVAAEDFPGGIVVHTYKPA; encoded by the coding sequence ATGCGCAAGCTAATTATGAAAATGTCGATCTCGGTTGACGGTTTTGTTGGCGGTCCCAATGGAGAGAAAGATTGGGTCTTCCAGAGCTCTGATGAAGCTTCGAGGGCCTGGAGTGTCGGACAAATTGTGGAGGCCGGCCTGCTTATTATGGGCAGGAAATCGTTTGAAACGCTGGCAGCTTACTGGCCAACTGCAACAGGGCCCTTTGCCGCACCAATGAACGAAACCCCCAAAGCTGTATTTACCCAAAAAGGGTTTAAAGTATCGCCCGACACTGCTGCCTCCTGGGCTGATACGCGGGTCTTCGACGGTGATCTTGCTGAAAGTATTAAACTACTGAAACAAGAACCCGGGAAGCCCATTCTGGCATTAGGCGGCGCCGGGTTTATGCGCAGCCTGATAGGGACAGGCCTCATCGATGAATACCGCCTGGCAATCCATCCGACAGTGTTAGGCGCGGGGCTGCCAATCTTCAACGCCTTTGCAAAGCCACTCGACCTGAAACTGGTTGCTGCAGAGGATTTCCCCGGCGGGATCGTCGTTCATACTTATAAGCCTGCATAA
- a CDS encoding pseudouridylate synthase, whose translation MRFFKPACQGWSRMPTSVYMTDVEDDYDQSVTEQEQQTGTAFCRFTDQDTARAMAETLTFSLNDSIHPLCEIAVAELQQHLALQSEWKHNFGLDNNGDGAVIGKMFGVLVVRTRHGILGYLSAFSGKLANGNHHNRFVEPIFDGLKTGSFLNAGMIRLSEINNEIAALSQEDAILHQPAITQLKELRKAHSITLQRRLLEQYNFINKAGHFKNMVDIFTTHGYKQPPAGAGECAGPKLLQYAFRHQMEPLALVEFWWGLSPKSATWKHGAYYKPCKEKCAPILDYMLS comes from the coding sequence TTGCGCTTTTTTAAGCCGGCCTGTCAAGGCTGGAGCCGTATGCCAACAAGCGTGTATATGACCGATGTAGAAGACGATTATGATCAATCTGTAACTGAACAGGAACAACAAACAGGCACGGCCTTCTGTCGTTTTACGGACCAGGACACTGCCAGGGCTATGGCCGAAACACTTACTTTTAGCCTGAATGATAGCATTCATCCACTTTGTGAAATTGCGGTTGCTGAGCTTCAACAACATCTTGCCCTGCAAAGTGAGTGGAAACATAATTTTGGCCTGGATAACAATGGCGATGGCGCTGTTATTGGTAAAATGTTCGGCGTACTCGTAGTACGAACCCGGCATGGAATATTGGGTTATCTGTCGGCATTTTCCGGCAAGCTGGCAAATGGAAATCATCACAACCGATTTGTAGAGCCCATATTCGACGGACTTAAAACAGGCAGCTTTCTAAATGCCGGGATGATTCGTTTATCAGAAATCAACAATGAAATTGCCGCTCTTTCCCAGGAAGATGCTATCCTCCATCAACCAGCCATTACACAGCTAAAGGAATTGCGTAAAGCTCATTCCATCACGCTACAACGAAGACTCCTGGAGCAATACAACTTCATCAATAAGGCAGGCCATTTTAAAAATATGGTAGATATCTTTACCACCCACGGCTATAAACAACCGCCTGCAGGTGCCGGGGAATGTGCTGGTCCGAAGTTGCTGCAATACGCATTCCGTCATCAGATGGAGCCTTTGGCTCTGGTCGAATTCTGGTGGGGCTTATCTCCCAAATCAGCCACCTGGAAACATGGGGCCTACTACAAGCCATGTAAGGAGAAATGTGCGCCAATCCTGGACTATATGTTAAGCTAA
- a CDS encoding tyrosinase family protein — MTRNGIGVRRSIIEIQNDYDAGINNDLEKLMTAWAYIKALPPTDPNSFFVIGGYHGEPFAGEGATNPEWWGGYCNHQNVLFPTWHRVYVYKLEKALQTTPGCEDVMQPYWDETDSYSTTYGIPRALTAPKFTFKGEFPQCLRDKGIVPDDNNAIDNPLASFIFPKKITDQVNNDDSVYSKPQGYQTVRYPLSGLVGTPQAQATTYEYNANFFDPNANIALLNANVLQWLNNVTYYIPGCGPGDGTTRPAGIAKAFSDCLDAPIYTIFSNTQSAAYYGKGYTALEHPHNDIHLAVGGFTLPTGINNGGYDASQLPDANGDMGENDTAGLDPIFFFHHCNIDRVFWLWQQKQGFTERFDIIEDPADLGTSNGFNGGAGQGPANGQTENETLTMTTALKPFIKTDTTYFTSEDCINIESQLNYTYTDGSLSQNDVVAAARTASALDSKRSNLHLYISGLSRGGIKGSFIVGVYATKGDDKRYLVGYQSVLSRWDVGGCANCQAHLGISGAVSLNQYTEEEVSGMKFHLEIFGREKQNTERFKQFRALVAADTPPYKLEVR, encoded by the coding sequence ATGACAAGAAATGGCATAGGCGTTCGCCGCTCTATAATTGAAATTCAGAATGATTATGATGCAGGCATCAATAATGATCTGGAAAAACTGATGACAGCATGGGCTTATATTAAAGCATTACCACCTACTGACCCTAACTCTTTTTTTGTGATAGGTGGGTATCACGGAGAACCATTTGCCGGGGAAGGCGCTACAAACCCGGAATGGTGGGGTGGCTACTGTAATCACCAGAATGTGCTTTTCCCCACCTGGCACAGGGTATATGTATACAAGCTGGAAAAAGCCCTGCAGACTACTCCTGGTTGTGAGGATGTAATGCAACCCTATTGGGATGAGACAGATTCCTATTCAACCACATATGGCATACCGCGTGCGCTTACAGCTCCGAAGTTTACATTCAAGGGAGAGTTCCCGCAGTGTTTGCGTGATAAGGGAATTGTACCTGATGATAATAATGCCATCGATAATCCACTTGCCTCATTTATTTTCCCTAAAAAAATAACTGACCAGGTGAACAATGACGACTCAGTTTATAGCAAACCACAAGGTTACCAAACAGTAAGATACCCGCTGTCTGGCCTTGTGGGCACGCCGCAGGCCCAAGCCACTACTTACGAGTATAATGCTAATTTCTTTGATCCGAACGCCAATATTGCCTTGCTGAATGCGAATGTATTACAATGGCTTAATAATGTGACTTACTACATACCCGGATGTGGCCCAGGAGACGGGACAACACGACCGGCAGGTATAGCAAAGGCATTCAGTGATTGTCTTGACGCTCCTATTTATACGATATTTTCCAATACGCAATCTGCTGCTTATTATGGTAAAGGGTACACTGCACTGGAGCATCCGCACAACGATATTCATTTGGCAGTTGGTGGTTTTACTCTTCCTACCGGCATAAATAACGGAGGCTATGATGCATCTCAGCTACCGGATGCAAATGGTGATATGGGCGAGAATGATACGGCAGGACTGGATCCCATCTTCTTTTTTCACCACTGTAATATAGATCGTGTGTTTTGGTTATGGCAGCAAAAGCAGGGTTTTACAGAACGTTTTGACATCATCGAAGACCCCGCAGATCTGGGTACCTCAAATGGTTTCAATGGCGGTGCCGGACAAGGCCCTGCCAACGGGCAAACGGAGAATGAAACACTGACTATGACAACTGCGCTAAAACCGTTTATAAAAACAGATACTACCTATTTCACATCAGAAGATTGTATAAATATTGAATCACAGCTAAATTATACCTATACCGATGGCTCATTGTCGCAAAACGATGTTGTTGCAGCTGCAAGAACTGCCAGTGCTCTTGATTCAAAGAGAAGCAATCTGCATCTCTATATTTCAGGACTTAGCAGAGGAGGTATCAAAGGCTCTTTTATTGTTGGTGTGTATGCAACCAAAGGGGATGATAAAAGATATCTTGTCGGTTATCAGTCCGTGCTGAGCCGCTGGGATGTTGGTGGTTGTGCTAATTGCCAGGCGCATCTGGGAATATCCGGAGCCGTTAGTCTGAATCAGTACACGGAGGAAGAGGTCAGCGGAATGAAATTTCATCTGGAGATTTTTGGCCGTGAGAAACAGAATACAGAACGCTTTAAACAGTTCAGAGCATTGGTTGCAGCGGATACGCCGCCTTATAAGCTGGAGGTAAGGTAG
- a CDS encoding glutathionylspermidine synthase family protein yields the protein MQRISIPPRNNWQSAVEKLGFGFHTTDIPYWDESAYYKFMLSEINRIESATQELWDMCLGAVQYVMDNNLYHRFAIPDGAIPYIEKTWQEDHPAIYGRFDFCYKNGHLKLLEFNADTPTSLYEAGIVQWFWLQDFDKSKDQFNSVHEKLIDGWKTLASYLRPGKLHFSCLKQTLEDLTNTEYLRDCAMQAGLDTKLVFIDDLGWDNSTRTFMDLENESIRNIFKLYPWEWLLRDDFGKNIPEDANQAFWIEPAWKMILSNKALLPILWEMYPNHPNLLPAWFDSHGMNRFVKKPILSREGANIEMVDNGQLLQSSDGGYGQEGYVFQELFELPAYDGKYPVIGSWVIAQQAAGMGIREADSLITDNKSRFVPHMIDG from the coding sequence ATGCAACGAATTAGTATTCCTCCCCGCAACAACTGGCAGAGCGCCGTTGAGAAGCTGGGGTTTGGATTTCATACAACAGATATCCCCTACTGGGATGAAAGTGCTTATTACAAGTTTATGCTCAGCGAAATAAACAGAATTGAAAGCGCCACACAGGAGCTGTGGGATATGTGCCTGGGCGCGGTGCAATATGTAATGGACAATAACCTGTATCATCGCTTTGCGATTCCTGACGGGGCTATCCCTTATATAGAAAAAACCTGGCAGGAAGATCATCCTGCTATCTACGGCCGGTTTGATTTCTGTTATAAGAACGGTCATCTTAAACTGCTTGAATTCAATGCCGACACTCCTACTTCTCTCTATGAAGCAGGCATCGTACAGTGGTTCTGGCTTCAGGATTTTGATAAATCCAAAGACCAGTTCAACTCTGTTCATGAAAAGCTGATCGATGGCTGGAAAACGCTCGCATCTTACCTGCGTCCCGGCAAACTGCATTTCAGCTGTCTGAAGCAAACCCTTGAAGATCTTACCAATACCGAGTACCTGCGCGACTGTGCTATGCAGGCGGGTCTGGATACCAAGCTTGTATTTATAGACGATCTGGGCTGGGATAACAGCACGAGAACATTTATGGATTTGGAGAATGAGTCTATCAGGAACATCTTCAAGTTATATCCCTGGGAATGGTTGTTGAGAGATGATTTCGGAAAAAATATACCAGAAGATGCCAACCAGGCCTTCTGGATTGAGCCTGCCTGGAAAATGATACTCTCCAACAAAGCGCTGCTGCCTATCCTGTGGGAGATGTACCCGAATCATCCTAATCTGCTGCCAGCATGGTTCGACTCACACGGCATGAACCGCTTCGTGAAAAAACCTATTCTCTCGAGAGAAGGAGCCAATATAGAAATGGTCGACAACGGACAGCTGCTGCAATCCTCCGACGGTGGCTACGGCCAGGAAGGATATGTATTCCAGGAACTGTTCGAGCTTCCGGCCTATGATGGCAAATATCCGGTGATAGGCAGCTGGGTGATAGCACAGCAGGCCGCAGGTATGGGTATCCGCGAAGCAGACTCCCTTATCACCGATAATAAAAGCCGCTTCGTGCCTCATATGATTGATGGATAA